In Anaerolineales bacterium, the following proteins share a genomic window:
- a CDS encoding GNAT family N-acetyltransferase gives MSNPQVRKLSPDQALTVPATLSTAATFTALDSWTGLVRDIYGYETHRFESSDNNEVTGILALTHVRHPIFGNYLATSPFGSFGGFAFSSSDARNALLDEARKLADELKVDYAVVRFVEENASPPSAWIQNPIYSTYLIDLPSNPEDLMKTFGHQHRKHTRQSLRKGFKVQFGRHELLDETYEAFARSMHELGSPYHSKEYLRKMASLLGENLEFVVIKDMEENLVGSAALVYHGDTATNLHANILHKYRSEYAGESLYWSILDHYIQKGMKICDMGRSLNGSGNETFKTKWRPRKIPLAYWYYLPKGGAIPELNQKSPKFQLAIWLWKRMPAFVVRALGPHLIRGIV, from the coding sequence ATGAGCAACCCGCAAGTTAGAAAACTATCGCCCGATCAAGCGTTGACGGTTCCCGCCACGCTTTCTACTGCCGCGACCTTCACCGCGCTCGATTCGTGGACGGGTCTTGTCCGCGACATCTACGGCTACGAGACTCACCGTTTTGAATCGTCGGATAATAATGAAGTGACTGGGATTCTTGCTCTCACACACGTCCGACATCCCATTTTCGGGAACTATCTGGCGACTTCTCCGTTCGGTTCGTTCGGCGGGTTTGCATTCTCGTCCAGCGACGCGCGGAACGCGCTTTTGGATGAAGCGCGGAAACTGGCAGACGAATTGAAAGTTGATTACGCTGTCGTTCGTTTCGTTGAAGAAAATGCCTCGCCGCCCTCCGCGTGGATTCAAAACCCGATCTATTCGACATATTTGATTGACCTGCCATCGAACCCCGAAGACTTGATGAAAACATTCGGTCACCAGCATCGCAAACACACTCGGCAGTCACTGAGGAAAGGATTCAAAGTCCAGTTTGGGCGGCATGAATTGTTGGATGAAACCTACGAAGCCTTTGCTCGAAGTATGCACGAACTCGGCTCGCCGTATCATTCAAAAGAATATTTGCGGAAGATGGCATCCTTGCTTGGAGAAAATCTTGAATTCGTTGTGATCAAAGATATGGAAGAAAATTTGGTCGGAAGCGCGGCGCTTGTCTATCACGGAGACACCGCGACGAATTTGCACGCGAACATTTTGCATAAATATCGCTCCGAGTATGCGGGCGAAAGTTTGTACTGGAGTATCCTCGATCATTACATCCAAAAAGGAATGAAGATTTGCGACATGGGTCGCAGTTTGAACGGCTCGGGCAATGAAACCTTCAAAACGAAATGGAGACCGCGCAAAATTCCGCTGGCGTATTGGTATTATCTGCCGAAAGGCGGAGCCATCCCCGAACTGAACCAAAAAAGCCCGAAGTTCCAATTAGCGATTTGGCTTTGGAAACGAATGCCTGCCTTTGTCGTGCGCGCGTTGGGTCCGCATTTGATTCGAGGGATTGTATGA
- a CDS encoding GNAT family N-acetyltransferase, with protein MIRVVTLDETLRDRYASYIAGRKDARFGHDLAWGDVLRETYGVETRHLVALEGEKVVGVCPFFLCKPLVGGAHYVTNPFPTYCGPLVDSAEALNALLRAARERTSSVDHAEVLSPAPLSEVEAGLLPFEERLDYTYRLSLENGIETIFNSLDRDYKRILRKSNALNEMELSVDIDGSRLDAFHKLYVSIYAGKHGFIPHGKKLFRKIFKIFPRGAARIYLAKIHDDYVGAMFTFWTHNEVYYGWSAVLPDSVYHPTHFLIWKIIQDAAAEGYRWFNMGEAAREHHGLNHFKRGWGTEVLEPCRYFVPGRAAEPSPRLFDRVNWTRKFIAKLPAGVVTSFLSPAIRFFL; from the coding sequence ATGATTCGAGTCGTAACCCTGGACGAAACACTACGAGACCGCTACGCCTCCTATATCGCTGGGCGGAAGGACGCGCGCTTTGGGCATGACCTTGCTTGGGGAGATGTCTTGCGCGAAACCTACGGCGTGGAGACGCGTCACCTCGTCGCGCTGGAGGGTGAGAAGGTTGTGGGTGTGTGTCCATTCTTTTTGTGCAAGCCTCTTGTCGGCGGGGCGCATTATGTGACGAATCCGTTCCCCACGTATTGCGGACCACTCGTTGATTCCGCTGAGGCGTTGAACGCGTTGCTGAGGGCGGCGCGAGAGAGAACCTCCAGCGTGGATCATGCTGAGGTGTTGTCGCCAGCCCCACTGTCCGAGGTTGAAGCGGGTTTACTTCCATTTGAAGAACGGCTGGACTACACCTATCGTCTGTCTCTCGAAAATGGGATCGAAACTATTTTCAATTCGTTGGATCGAGATTACAAACGAATTTTGCGAAAGTCCAATGCGTTGAATGAGATGGAGCTCAGCGTGGATATCGATGGGAGCCGCTTGGATGCGTTTCATAAATTGTATGTGAGCATTTACGCGGGCAAGCATGGATTCATCCCGCATGGAAAAAAACTGTTTCGGAAAATATTTAAAATTTTTCCGCGCGGCGCGGCGCGGATTTATTTGGCGAAGATTCACGACGACTATGTCGGCGCGATGTTCACGTTTTGGACACACAATGAAGTATATTATGGCTGGTCGGCGGTCTTGCCCGATAGCGTGTATCACCCGACGCATTTCTTGATCTGGAAAATTATTCAGGACGCGGCGGCGGAGGGCTATCGCTGGTTCAACATGGGCGAAGCCGCGCGCGAGCATCACGGACTGAACCATTTCAAGCGCGGCTGGGGAACGGAAGTGTTGGAGCCTTGCCGATATTTTGTGCCTGGGCGCGCCGCCGAGCCATCGCCGCGCCTCTTTGACCGTGTCAACTGGACGCGCAAGTTCATCGCCAAGCTGCCAGCGGGAGTCGTTACTTCGTTTTTGTCGCCCGCCATCCGATTCTTTTTATAG
- a CDS encoding class I SAM-dependent methyltransferase — protein sequence MSVFEIVNLENFKKVFRNFRKVGVMTTIRYVVSDLLFDWRYQIDTINTAQLDTLEIDSKNKAVGNYYEGTNAYIFQKMISRAEVNPSKSCFVDFGSGKGKAMFMAAERGFRRIIGVEFSIELVEINRKNLEIFKQKTKSKAEFEILHMDASEYAIPADANLLFFSNPFNEALTAKVIGNILKSYEGSPREIWVVHLHPQGNMAFANHPRFKIVHEAREGFVFRLEPR from the coding sequence ATGTCTGTTTTCGAGATCGTCAATTTGGAAAATTTCAAAAAGGTTTTTCGCAACTTCCGCAAGGTCGGCGTTATGACTACGATTCGTTACGTCGTTTCGGATCTGCTTTTCGATTGGCGTTACCAGATTGATACGATTAACACCGCACAACTCGACACGCTGGAGATCGACTCGAAGAATAAAGCAGTCGGGAATTATTACGAAGGGACGAACGCGTATATCTTCCAAAAGATGATCTCACGCGCCGAGGTGAACCCATCCAAGAGTTGTTTTGTGGATTTCGGAAGCGGCAAAGGCAAGGCGATGTTCATGGCGGCGGAACGCGGCTTCCGCAGAATCATCGGCGTGGAATTTTCCATCGAGTTGGTGGAGATCAATCGCAAGAACCTTGAAATTTTCAAGCAAAAGACCAAGAGCAAAGCCGAGTTCGAAATCCTGCACATGGACGCTTCGGAATATGCGATACCCGCCGATGCGAATTTGTTGTTCTTCTCCAATCCTTTCAACGAAGCGCTAACTGCGAAAGTCATCGGCAATATTTTGAAATCGTACGAAGGTTCGCCGCGCGAGATTTGGGTGGTGCATTTGCATCCGCAGGGCAACATGGCGTTCGCCAACCATCCGCGCTTCAAGATCGTCCACGAGGCGCGCGAGGGATTCGTTTTTCGGCTGGAGCCGCGCTAA
- a CDS encoding lysylphosphatidylglycerol synthase transmembrane domain-containing protein — protein MQNDSPLTRLWEFLKKPAVSLSLRVVVSVLLLAYLIRLSAFTEIARAFSRIKPLFLLAFFALYFISVCLQAARWKILLKAWDLTQSFGILLRRILIGLFFNNFLPGSLGGDAFRLYAGGRDTGKVESVAATIFYERVLSYASLVTLGLVALSFRFDLRRDWLFWLLLGGVFLALVGIITISTIPSLGQWAEGFVSRFPVAEKMRLKEWVHSFRFKVRHPAALTFVFLISFLIQLADIVSYWLVGSAIQLPVRFADLFLFVPLLYLAIVLPLSFNGIGIRESVFVIFAASWGIVSADAVAFSLTVFALGLAGSLVGGIIYWFDRSSSQSAQ, from the coding sequence ATGCAAAACGATTCGCCCCTCACCCGCCTCTGGGAATTTCTAAAGAAGCCCGCCGTCTCGTTATCCCTGCGCGTCGTCGTCAGTGTGTTATTGCTCGCGTATCTGATTCGCCTCTCCGCGTTCACCGAGATCGCCCGCGCGTTCAGCCGCATCAAGCCGTTGTTTTTGTTGGCGTTCTTCGCGCTGTATTTTATCTCCGTGTGCCTGCAAGCCGCACGTTGGAAAATTCTGCTCAAAGCGTGGGACTTAACTCAATCTTTCGGCATTCTCCTACGTCGGATTCTGATCGGCTTGTTCTTCAACAACTTCCTGCCTGGAAGTCTCGGCGGCGACGCGTTCCGACTCTACGCGGGCGGACGCGACACAGGCAAAGTGGAGTCGGTCGCCGCGACGATCTTTTACGAACGCGTCCTCAGCTACGCTTCTCTCGTGACGTTGGGGCTGGTCGCGCTTTCCTTCCGCTTTGATCTCCGCCGCGACTGGCTCTTCTGGTTGTTACTCGGCGGAGTATTTCTCGCGCTGGTCGGCATCATAACGATCTCCACCATCCCCTCACTGGGGCAGTGGGCAGAAGGGTTTGTCTCCCGCTTTCCCGTCGCGGAAAAGATGCGTTTGAAAGAGTGGGTACACAGTTTCCGCTTCAAGGTCAGGCATCCCGCCGCGTTGACCTTCGTCTTCCTCATCTCCTTCCTCATTCAACTCGCAGACATCGTTTCCTATTGGCTGGTCGGTTCTGCCATCCAATTGCCTGTGAGATTCGCAGACCTGTTCCTCTTTGTGCCGTTGCTGTATCTGGCGATCGTTCTGCCGCTGTCGTTCAACGGCATCGGCATCCGTGAAAGTGTGTTCGTGATTTTCGCGGCTTCATGGGGCATCGTCTCCGCCGACGCGGTCGCGTTCTCGTTGACCGTCTTCGCTCTGGGACTCGCGGGCAGTCTCGTCGGCGGAATCATTTATTGGTTTGACCGTTCGTCCTCTCAAAGCGCTCAGTGA